cttttctctttaCTCCCCTTAACAGCGATAACTTCTCCCTGACCCCACAGTGACACCGTTTCCATTTAGTTTCTGATTAATCTTAGGCATTGACAGTCTTTGTTAAACAACAAGGCGTGCCCCTTTCCAAAGAGGCGACATTTTCATATTTGTTAGACGCAGTGACCTGAAGTTCACCCCGGACTTGGACTTCAGTTTAGCGGGGTCTGTACGACTCACGGTAGAGAGGGAGCACTTACCACAGGTCAGAACCAAAAATAAAACAAGATAGGCCTGTGGGGTGCAAAACCCCGAAGCCTTACATTCCTTTAAGAAATGCCTTGAGTCAACTGCATTAGGCTCCTCCAAAATAAGACGGACCTCAGAGCAGACCTATCAGTATCTTCTGGTTAAGGAACTTCATCAGATTGATACAGATAGGCATACACGTGTCAGATTGCTACACATTTTGCCAAATCGTCTAACTCGAATGTTCAATTAGTTATCAACATGGTCTGAAAGTTGTACTGAGCGTGATGTTTCAGTTTGCTAGTTAGTTCAAGCCGGTTCTGTTTTGTAGACCACTAGTCTATAATTTTCCTTAATCTTTAGATGGCGCACTGTGTTTTATATCAAGGGAAATCGTTTACTATCTGACACCTGAGATCGTAAACATGAACATAGGCCTAATCTTCACGGTTAGCATACTTCTTGTGATACATTTATTTAAGACGAGTatcagtaggctaggctatatTGCCTATAGCGGATTTTTGGAGGAATGACAGATTAACTTGTTGCTGTAAAGTAACTGCATCTTAAGTCTAAAGTAACTGCGTCTTGAACATTTTTGAATGCGTTTCGAAAAGCTTTAGCAAAGGATAACTTTACTCTATATAGCCCTATAGGCTGTAACTGTATGATAAGATGTGCTATTTTAACTGTAGGCTATGATTTACAACTCTTAGACAAAACTAATATCGAAACCTCAGTAATGTGCCATTTGATTTAAGGTTAATCAAGGTGCCTATAGTGCTTCTAAACGGCAATAGTGTCGAACTAAGCCTCGCTATTTAACTAACATCGAAATAGCATTTTTATAACTAGCCTACTCACCTGCCGTGAGTAGTTGAGAGTAATAGCATTTGGCTTTCAACAAGAAAAGCATGAGGCAGTCGTAGCTAACTATAAAAATGTTGCATAGGCCTATTAAGGTTCTCAACCTCAAGCTTTTTCAAGTTACCTGTGGTTTTCGTTGATGATTAAGCTATTAATCGGAGTGTTATTAAGGAATGACGCTCTAATGTTACTGAATAATTAATACAAGGAAAATCAGGAATGTATAGTCACTTTCGACCATAGTTATCTAACGAATATATTATACTGACACTTGACTGTAAATGTAGATTATGGGAGAGAACGCTGTTTGAAGAGACAGATTGAGTTGACAATGATTGGCTACAAAGTCTCTTCTCTGATGATGGCACGGTAGAATATTTATTTTGCATATCCAAAGAGGTAGGCTAAATCACAGAGAGAAATTAAGATTTCTTTCAACCTTTAATTTTGCTGTTTGAAttgtgtgttggtttggattCATTTAGATTGGATATCCAATTACACTAAACCTGTGCATATTTAAAGAATTGGATTAGAGAAAATATGCATCAAtaagatatttatatttatacaatTGTGTACTTTATAATTTAGCTTCATGACGTCGTATTCTGTTTATTTGTCaggatataaagagagagaaagaaagaaatatccGGGCAACCTGGGGAAATAACCATTTGAATAATCTGATTAAACATTTGCAATACTGACTCAAATATgtgtgtattcttttttttaacgaAAAACTACTGTTGTTAACAAATAGCCTACAATATTCTTAGGTATTGTCAAGTAAAACTGCAAAGAATGAATTTAACATCAATAGAATGACAAAGGCCGGCTGTGTTCATTTGTTTTCAGTAAATAAATGAAAAGGAGTAAAAAGTACACTAGCCCCTTCAGCAATGTGGAATATTACAAGCCATTAGAGTAGTCGAAGTTCATGTAGTCGACTGTTCAAGTCACGTTTAGCGAAATATTATATACGTATAGCAAAAAATAAATTGTAGgctattattaatattattttgtatgatcAACATGTCCATAAGGGGTGCTTAGATTTGTGACAAGAGAAGAACATTCAAATGACACCTCGCTTTGTTGTCACGATTTCGTATGTTTGCCTTATTTTATTTGGAAGATCTAGGGCTATTCAGAACAAAGTCAATATGGTGCCTATCGTTTGAGCATGTGCCCATGCATATGACAGTTGAGATTCTTTAACGAAAGAGAGTCAAACCATTATTTAATGAGAACGTATTAGGTTTGTCTCTTCCTGGACAAAACCAGCTTGTGAGTCTCACTAAGAGAATTTCTCAACAGTGCAGGAGTAAGGCTAAAATGGTTTTTTTTTCAAAGAGGCAGTGGCTCCATTTGTGGCCTATGAGCATATCCATTACCCTGTGACCGGGGCGAGGAAATCAATCCTCAAAATGCAAATCTTGCCCTCGTCCCTAAACATATCAAATGCAATTTATTCAAAGGAAATTCACCTATCAACCACCCTAATAAAACGCTGGCCAATCAATCTTAGGGCTGTGGACGGGTGGGGTCCCCTCCCTCTGGTCCCTAACTCGGGGTCACCCCGCATGCAGGGTTCACCTGAAGTGCACCATCCAACATATGTAATTCAAAGCAATTCTATCTTTTGTGCGAAGAGTCAGGATCTTTATTATGGTGCTGGCATCGAGCTCCAACTGAACAGATGACAGAGACTTGTAAAGAGCGTAAACTTTTGACCCCAATTTTTTTCCTCTATGCCAGCTATCTCGCGCTCATCAGTCCCACCCCATCTAGGCGGCTGGCCAGATGAGCTTTCTATAACCCCTCGGTACGAAAAATGATTTGCACTATCTGTTTGTTATCATTACTAATACTAAGAATTATAGTAagaaaaatataataaaccGTAACGCCAATAGGTGGTATTTGGTTTGGTTCTTTGACACCACTAAAGAGGAACATTGAACAGAAGGCTAATTtgagcctctcacacacacatgtatttgGCTATTCAAAACGTTATGCCTGTCAAAAGGGTTGAGTTACCCTTTAAAaactaaaaaacaacaacaacaacgttgAATCTTACGCATTTCGGTAATTACATTAATTTGATAAACCGGTCAATGTTGCATGTGTGCCTTCTAATTTAGTATGAACGTTTTCGCCATCCTCCGCAGGCAAAGCAAGCTGGCTGAGGGTGACACTGAACTTGGCCTAAAGCGAGCTCTGCTGGTGGCTCCGCGAGGATGCAGATTTATCTTTCTGCTATGGCTGACCTCGCGGTGAACCTTGTGCTGGAGACGGTCTTTTCTCTGTGTCTGGCATTATCTGCAGTGTTATGCTGCACACAAACCGGGGGTTGATTTAGATGTCCTTTTTAGTTGGCAAGGCATAAGTTATACTTAATTCGACGATGATAATGTAATCGAGTGCACTGTTTGTTCCGTTTCCTTTTGCGTAGGGCATAGGTAACCGCAACGGAAATATGAATTTAGGCTATTAGTTGAATTTCGTTCGGTGGGCTTAAGGCCTTACATGGCAGGGCAGTGCGTGCTAGAAGGAAGATTATTTTGTTGCCATCAAGTCATGCTGTCATGACCTCAATGTCTTTTTCATGGCGCCTTGGCAATCAATTAGTCAATGCATCGAAATCAAACGAgttgagaaaacacacatcctCGTGTCCTGAGCACTGACTTGGATCAATTTATCTCAAAAACATTCTGACAGATATAACAGCCCTACATGACAACAATTTCACCCTGTGAATCCATAATATCCAAGTGGTTTACAAAGGCATTAAACAATTTTTTCCAAAACACCTTACTCTATAACAGAAGAACTCACGTTGGTCACGTTGTCTAATTGGTAGGCTATATGCTGTCTTAATAGCTGTCCAGTAAAGATAGACGataaaaaatgactaaacaagCAAGCTGAATCAAAGGAATACTCAATACATAACAATTGTATTGTATGTTTCATAAAACACAATAAATACCTTTGCCAACAACATTTTGGTGGGaagaaaatgtaaaattgaccaATTCAACCACAAGGAAACGTTATCAATTGAGCTGCGTCATAATGTCAAGAGCACAAAAACTTAGCATGTGCTTTTTGGAAATATTGTGATCGTGTTGGCCAAGGCCCAGGAAGGAGCACACGCCACACTCGGACAAAAGGTCACCACAAAGCGAGAGTGACCCTCTCTCGCTTCGCACCCCCAAAAACACAAAATGACGTGGATGACACAAAACGGAATTCCCTTTCAAAAGTGTGCTGCTTTTCATCCCCTGTATTGTTTACTCTGCGACGTGAAAAAGTCATTTAAACAAGTAACAACTGCGACTCACAAAAAGTTTTGCgaataaataaacatttatcACACAAGAAATACTGCATAACCTATGTTTGCTTCATCGATAATTTGATGTTATTACAGAAAAATAAAGTAGCCTGCAAGTTTGTGAATTACAGTTTTACGTCCCTAAACTAAAATCGACAAAACTTTTCTGGCTCGTCCAAATCAGAGAGCTCTGAATAGCCCATGTAGTTATAATCCCTTCAGAATAATAAAAAGACAGAAGAATACACGAATTAAAAAGGAATTTTGTGGGGGTGGAAGTGGACAGAGGGATAATTATCCCACATGCAAAAATTGATTATGACTTAAACCGCAGATGGAGGGAAACAAGTTACACAGGGAAGGAAGCAATTAAATGTCCATGAGCCGGACCCAACTCTGCCCAACATCTGCCGAGACCGGTATTCAACACAGCGCAACTGACAAATTAGCGTAATGGGGTAATATGGACAGATAGAGCGAGCGAACACAATCATAATGCTGTTTCGAACAGGGTGGCTGTTCGGAGGCACACGAGCTGGAGAAAGGAAAAAACACGGGCTATTCGAGGCCAACTTACCTCGAGACAGGCCCCGTTTCCTCGGGTGCGTCCAGTCCATCTTGAGGCAGTCTGAGCGAGGGCCAGCTGTAACGGTCAAGTAACACTTACAGCCTGCAATGAGAGAGTCAGACGGAGCCTTGCGTCAGTGCGATTATATGTTATGTGCAATATACTGTCAACTCCCCAAAACCATAAAACTTACTTTAATGGCCATCACGTGACCGTTTATGGCCAGTGAGCCTATCTGGCAGCGCTACGGATGATTTTTACGATCTAATTCATAGACAAAACCCCTATTCATTTGGCACCCAAATGTCAGAGTGCCAGAACCGGCCCACCAAAGTTTCTAGCTAAAAAAGTCCGTGATAGTGAGCTCAAGCACGGTTGAGGCAGAGCCCCATGAGCCGGTCAGTTGCAAGGACCACTGATATCCACGCGTCGGAGGTAAGTgaaaggagcagattttcaaggCTACCTGTTGATTTTCTATTGGCTAAGCCAAATCGCCTACAAGTCAGTGTTATTGTTTTGTATTCCTGTTAGGATTAGGATACCAACtgatgtttttatccaaagccaaaCGAATTATCGGACTGAAGATATTGTTGTAAAGTTTGAGGTTTAGCTCTCTAATTCACTTAGGCCTACGCTTACAATGTCAGATCAAGAAAATATACGCCATGTGTTGTTCCGAGTATAAAGTTTATTTATAATCCATTTCATACTTATATGTATACAATTTCCAGTCATtctttaaaaacatttacaaaagCTCATTATCACTATGGAGCAATAAGCTACACTTAAAAGCAATGGGATTCACTGCGGAGATATCCACGTGAAATATAGGCTACAGACTGATACAAATtaataattaaaaacaaaagCACAAGACGCTCCACCAAGTGAATAACTGTACAGCAGCCCGTGCAAAGGAAGGATATAAAAGCATAGCCACACACATTGTTCACAACGCACACAAAATCACAGAAGGCCTGTTAAGTTTAGGCTATAGGAGCCAGGTGACAGTATGGTACactacaataaaataaatacataacatACTTACATATTAAAACAAATGCTATTCACAAAAGCAACTCAAACCCCCACTACCTATTCGAGTAGACTTTATATAGTGTTTTGAGTGCATTACACAACTTTTAATACATATTTTACGGATTCATTTTCGTAGACTTCAAGCTTATTATCTATTTTCGTCTGAACAATGAATAAGTTAAACAAACACCATTCGTTATTTACCATTCGTTTTTGTTTTTCTAACTCTACACAGAAATGTACAGAAGTATTTGtttactcacacaaacattaacactgtaaaaaataaacataatgAGGAGGTGTTTCTGAAAGGCCGTATTGGACACGTGGTTGTTTACTGTCCACAGACAGCCCATGGAAAGTCTATCAAGCAACTGAATATCAGGGACGGTACCCCACACCCCCCGCCGCCGCCATACTCATGCTTTTCAGTTTATTGTCCTTTTTCCACTTCATCCTTCGATTCTGGAACCAGATTTTGATCTGGCGTTCTGACAGACAAAGCGCGTGCGCTATCTCGATCCTCCGCCTGCGGGTCAGATACCTATTGAAGTGGAACTCTTTTTCGAGCTCCAGGGTCTGGTAGCGCGTGTAGGCTGTCCTCGCCCTCTTCCCCTCTGGTCCAGACAAACTGTCTATTGGAAATAGAGAGGATTAAGCGATTTAGTCCCAAAACATTTGTCATTCAATGAAAAATATTTCAAGACATGTTACATGCACTTAATCACATGAAACAATAATTCCAAAAACATGTCATGTCTCCCAAATAAATATGTATTAACTAACTACATACCATGCTCCCACACTCCCACCCACCTTTCATGCTCTAAGAGCCCGGAGCTGTATGCTACATGTCAGTCAGCCTTTATGCAACATACACAACGTGGGCTAGACTTTGGAATATTGGTTTACAGAGAATCATCTAAATTGAATATTAACTTTATACCTCAGATTTTGGTTATCTTACAATGCTTTAAGATTAGCATGGCTACTGTTACCAACCACTCAACAGATATTTGTTACGTAGACATCACTGTTATCAAATGAAGCTTTTTTACGGATACTTTCTGTAGCTAAATCTTGTCTTGATATGGCAACAGGCACACCACTTAAAATGGCTATCACGTCTTCTCCCCACGCAGTCTCTCAAACACAGAAGTTCGGCTAGCTTATATAAAAAACGATTATAACGTAATATGAAAAGCTCTGTACCGTGACTTATGTGCAGTTTTCTCATCCAGGGGTATATCTGGGGCTGTGCAGAATCGGTGACATTTTGGGAAGTTGTTTGCGCGCTTCCCGCGGGTTTCTCTTCCTGGATGGTGGTAGATTTAGACACACAGACCCGGTTCACCAGCGTGCCGCCGTTCGAGCTCGGAGTTGAGCAGGAGCTTGTTATGGAGTTCTTTATGGGGTGGTGCTGAGGTGATTCGGTGACCGGGGACGAGTTCGCAacagaagaggagcaggggagagggtcaGGTGGTGGCGAGAGAGACACGTTCCCGGTGGCGCTTGAGGGCTGAGTGTACCTGGCTGGTTCTATAGAGGACGTCGTTGCAACCGAATGGCTCGGGGAGTACTCGGGCGCCCGTTCGCTGGCCACAAAGTGTCCAGTGCCGCCACGACCAACAGTGAGGTCCATCCCATTGTAACCATAGCCGTACCTGCTGGAATGCATGGTTGTTGAGTCCCTGTATTGGTCGTTTGCCGAGTTGTGGTCTCCATAATTATGTAACTGGAAGTCCGCGCCATTGGGATAGCGACCGCAGAATGAGTTTACAAAATAGGAGCTCATTGACAATTCCAGTTTTTGTTCGTTGTAGAACTCCtatgttgttttttattttagcCGAAGTAATAACGTGCGTGCTTGATTTGTGGCTCTTGATGGTTTTGCGCGTTCTATAGCACCCTTGCACAATTTATGATGAATTATGGAAATGAGTAGAACATGTACTTGATTTTCTCTTACGTAGGCACCCAAATATGGGGTATGGCTGAGAATCACGTGCTTTTGTTGACCAGTCGTAAATCCTGCTTGATGACCTCCAGAGGTAAACTCGTGCACAAAGAGAATATGGGTGGGATGTTTGGTGGTGCGCGCGGCGATGCGCGCCAGGGCAAGGAGCTTGGTGAGCTTGTATCCGATATCTTGGATAGTCGTCGTGCGCCATCCTCTGGTCATATACTAGAACTGCCTACGTCGACTTTTGGGGCGTGTACTCGAAAAGGGGTCGTTCAGAGGTTAACGACCATTGCGGCAAAAGCAACGGTTTCCCAAACAATACAACAAGAGAGTGGGTCTCTCCGCAAAGTGGTTAAAGTTACTAGGTGAAACACTTGCTGAAATGCAGCATTATCACTTCATGTTAGGCTAAAGCAA
This genomic window from Hypomesus transpacificus isolate Combined female chromosome 4, fHypTra1, whole genome shotgun sequence contains:
- the hoxa5a gene encoding homeobox protein Hox-A5a; its protein translation is MSSYFVNSFCGRYPNGADFQLHNYGDHNSANDQYRDSTTMHSSRYGYGYNGMDLTVGRGGTGHFVASERAPEYSPSHSVATTSSIEPARYTQPSSATGNVSLSPPPDPLPCSSSVANSSPVTESPQHHPIKNSITSSCSTPSSNGGTLVNRVCVSKSTTIQEEKPAGSAQTTSQNVTDSAQPQIYPWMRKLHISHDSLSGPEGKRARTAYTRYQTLELEKEFHFNRYLTRRRRIEIAHALCLSERQIKIWFQNRRMKWKKDNKLKSMSMAAAGGVGYRP